A region from the Rheinheimera mangrovi genome encodes:
- a CDS encoding HDOD domain-containing protein produces MSLSSFSSLEQLFIDNLIGVDPNQKRLRYLKNQQTTNEQRPMLEVERKAQEARQSGENAKKIFLDFTQAHLHDEVAQELMQRLSSIEVVSSSLFDLGPNFPALIDALSAKAVTLNQLDPLITNVQWLKEDVLRLVNQPRYRNKTSSGNLVKDIKTALRFLGIEALQALVPVYAFRHCIPHSTDPFAQFKVKIWEYSLATALSAREIANSQGLNGFVAFCAAMFQTMGHMVVIRNYLRSYAQVKRTELLRARDARDNELTDALEALDADAGFLSSSIEEFAGIISADLIARWQLKRMPLAAILDQIVDETPLSSCTDLTRVVKQANTYVQVKFLVQEQRLEVDDANKLLNDAGIHNEMRKMLSGLDLKKLSFE; encoded by the coding sequence ATGTCTTTGTCTTCTTTCTCCTCCCTGGAGCAGCTGTTTATCGATAATCTGATTGGTGTTGACCCTAATCAGAAGCGGTTACGTTATTTAAAAAACCAGCAAACAACGAACGAGCAACGTCCTATGCTGGAAGTAGAACGTAAAGCTCAGGAGGCACGCCAGTCTGGCGAGAATGCAAAAAAAATCTTCCTCGACTTTACTCAGGCCCATTTGCACGATGAAGTTGCTCAGGAACTAATGCAACGCCTGAGCAGCATTGAAGTGGTCAGCAGTTCGTTGTTTGACCTGGGACCAAACTTTCCGGCATTAATCGATGCATTAAGCGCTAAAGCTGTGACCTTGAACCAATTGGACCCGTTGATCACTAACGTGCAATGGTTGAAAGAAGATGTACTGAGGTTAGTGAACCAGCCGCGTTATCGCAATAAAACCAGCTCTGGTAATCTGGTGAAAGATATTAAAACGGCATTGCGCTTTTTGGGTATTGAAGCTTTGCAGGCATTGGTACCCGTTTATGCATTTCGCCATTGTATTCCACACTCCACAGATCCTTTTGCCCAGTTTAAAGTCAAAATATGGGAGTATTCTTTAGCTACTGCTTTATCTGCCCGTGAAATTGCAAATTCACAGGGTCTGAATGGTTTTGTTGCCTTTTGCGCCGCTATGTTCCAGACCATGGGGCATATGGTGGTGATCCGAAATTACCTGCGAAGTTATGCTCAGGTGAAGCGCACCGAGTTGTTGCGAGCCCGTGATGCCCGCGATAATGAGCTGACAGACGCTTTAGAAGCTTTAGATGCAGATGCTGGTTTCTTATCCAGCAGCATTGAAGAATTTGCCGGCATCATCAGTGCTGATTTAATTGCCCGCTGGCAGTTAAAACGTATGCCGCTTGCTGCTATTTTGGATCAGATTGTTGATGAAACGCCTTTAAGCAGCTGCACAGATTTAACCCGTGTAGTTAAACAAGCCAATACTTATGTTCAGGTGAAATTTTTAGTTCAGGAACAACGGCTTGAAGTGGATGATGCCAATAAGTTATTAAATGACGCTGGCATTCATAATGAAATGCGAAAAATGTTATCTGGACTTGACCTGAAAAAACTGTCATTTGAATAA
- a CDS encoding anthranilate synthase component II: MILLIDNYDSFTYNLVQYFAELGEQVLVRRNDEISLTQIAAIRPSSLVISPGPCSPDQAGISLAAIQHFAGQIPILGVCLGHQAIAQAFGAKVVRAKTVMHGKNSLIKHREEGLFKGLNNPLSVTRYHSLVVEKDSVPDDFSIEAWTEADSPEIMALSHKKLAVHGVQFHPEAILTEQGHQLLRNFLTLCKGLNNNDKYDV, from the coding sequence ATGATTTTATTGATAGATAATTACGATTCTTTTACCTACAATTTAGTTCAGTATTTTGCTGAATTAGGTGAGCAGGTGCTGGTGCGTCGTAATGATGAAATCAGCCTGACGCAAATTGCGGCTATCCGGCCTTCTAGCCTGGTGATATCACCAGGTCCTTGTAGTCCTGATCAGGCCGGAATATCGCTGGCTGCCATTCAGCATTTTGCCGGACAAATTCCTATATTAGGGGTTTGCCTGGGGCATCAGGCAATAGCCCAGGCTTTTGGCGCTAAAGTGGTGCGGGCTAAAACTGTGATGCATGGCAAAAATTCGCTGATTAAGCACAGAGAAGAAGGCCTGTTTAAAGGCTTGAATAACCCCTTGAGTGTGACTCGCTATCACTCTTTGGTGGTTGAAAAAGATTCGGTGCCTGATGATTTTAGTATTGAAGCCTGGACTGAAGCAGATAGCCCGGAAATCATGGCTCTGTCGCATAAAAAGCTGGCTGTGCATGGGGTGCAATTTCATCCTGAGGCCATATTAACTGAGCAAGGTCATCAGTTATTACGGAACTTTCTGACATTGTGCAAAGGCCTGAACAATAATGATAAATATGATGTGTAA
- the trpS gene encoding tryptophan--tRNA ligase has translation MSESKSNSPTAKPIVLSGAQPSGQLTIGNYLGALRHWDRMQDDYDCLYCIVDLHAITVRQDPVALRNASLDSLALYLACGIDPNRSSVFMQSHVPEHSQLNWILNCYTQFGELSRMTQFKDKSERHANNINAGLFTYPVLMAADILIYNAHQIPVGHDQKQHLELARDIATRFNALHGDIFTVPEPYIPDVAARVMSLQEPTKKMSKSDENPWNFVGLLEDPKMISKKFKKAMTDSEDPPRVTYDLENKAGVANLLSILSGVTGKPIDSLVAEYEGKMYGHLKGDVADAVIALLEPVQAKFHEIRQDQSLMNQVLKQGAAEARARASVTLEKVYDAVGFVLPG, from the coding sequence ATGTCAGAGTCAAAATCCAATAGCCCAACAGCTAAACCTATAGTTTTAAGTGGTGCTCAGCCTTCAGGTCAGCTCACCATAGGCAATTATCTGGGGGCCTTGCGCCATTGGGACAGGATGCAGGACGACTACGACTGTTTGTACTGCATTGTGGATTTGCATGCCATCACAGTGCGTCAGGACCCTGTTGCGCTGCGTAATGCGTCGCTCGACAGTCTGGCTTTGTATCTGGCTTGTGGTATAGATCCAAACCGCTCCAGCGTCTTTATGCAGTCTCATGTGCCGGAGCACAGTCAACTGAACTGGATTTTAAATTGCTATACCCAGTTTGGCGAATTAAGCCGTATGACGCAGTTTAAAGATAAATCTGAACGCCATGCCAATAACATAAATGCTGGTTTGTTTACTTATCCTGTGCTGATGGCGGCTGATATTCTGATCTATAACGCCCACCAAATTCCGGTCGGCCATGATCAGAAGCAACATCTGGAACTGGCCCGTGACATCGCCACTCGTTTTAATGCTTTGCATGGCGACATTTTTACTGTGCCAGAACCTTATATTCCTGACGTTGCAGCGCGGGTAATGAGTTTGCAGGAGCCGACGAAAAAGATGTCGAAGTCGGATGAGAACCCATGGAATTTTGTTGGTTTGCTGGAAGATCCGAAGATGATCAGCAAAAAATTCAAAAAGGCCATGACAGACTCAGAGGATCCTCCTCGTGTCACTTACGATCTGGAAAACAAAGCCGGTGTTGCCAACCTGCTGAGCATCTTAAGTGGTGTGACTGGGAAGCCGATTGACAGTCTGGTTGCTGAGTATGAAGGCAAAATGTATGGCCATTTAAAAGGCGACGTGGCTGATGCCGTGATTGCGTTATTAGAACCAGTGCAGGCCAAATTCCATGAAATTCGTCAGGATCAGAGCCTGATGAATCAGGTATTAAAACAAGGTGCAGCAGAGGCAAGAGCCCGTGCTTCAGTCACACTTGAGAAAGTCTATGACGCTGTAGGTTTTGTCTTACCTGGCTAA
- a CDS encoding phosphoglycolate phosphatase, with the protein MQPFQLLAFDLDGTLVDSAPDILAALNQMMARLGKAQVSLMQVQHWLGNGMAMLIKRALTGRLEPGSCDAAEFETAQQLFIDFYQQSNGSATRLFDLVPEVLAQLSERYPLALVTNKPRQFTEPLLEHLRIGRFFKAIWCADDVAKAKPDPQMLLALAEQQQLQVTDILLVGDSENDIFAARAAGMPVIALSYGYNHGQSIAHSQPDLVLESFSSLPDAICSLEQER; encoded by the coding sequence GTGCAGCCTTTTCAGTTATTAGCCTTTGATTTAGATGGCACTTTAGTCGACAGCGCTCCTGACATTTTAGCCGCATTAAATCAGATGATGGCTAGGCTTGGCAAAGCGCAGGTTAGTCTGATGCAAGTGCAGCATTGGCTTGGCAACGGCATGGCGATGCTGATTAAAAGAGCACTAACAGGCAGGCTTGAACCCGGCAGTTGCGATGCAGCTGAATTTGAAACTGCACAGCAGTTGTTTATTGATTTTTACCAACAAAGCAACGGCTCTGCAACCCGCTTATTTGATCTGGTGCCTGAAGTATTAGCACAGCTAAGTGAGCGTTATCCCCTGGCTTTGGTCACCAATAAACCACGGCAGTTTACCGAACCTTTGTTAGAACATTTGCGGATCGGGCGCTTTTTTAAAGCTATCTGGTGTGCAGATGACGTGGCTAAAGCCAAACCTGATCCGCAGATGTTGCTGGCACTTGCAGAACAGCAGCAACTTCAGGTTACAGATATTTTGCTGGTGGGTGATTCGGAAAACGATATATTTGCTGCCCGTGCCGCTGGTATGCCTGTTATTGCGCTGAGCTATGGGTATAATCACGGCCAATCCATTGCGCATAGTCAGCCGGATCTGGTGTTGGAGTCTTTTTCCTCGCTGCCAGATGCCATTTGTAGTTTAGAACAGGAAAGATAG
- the rpe gene encoding ribulose-phosphate 3-epimerase: MRQPNWIAPSILSADFARLGEDVVRVLKAGADVVHFDVMDNHYVPNLTFGPMICSALRNYGVTAPVDVHLMVENVDTLVPAFADAGASIISFHPEASKHIDRTLQLIRQHGCKAGLVFNPATPLSYLDYVLDKVDLVLLMSVNPGFGGQSFIPATLKKLQQARQIIDQSGLPIRLEIDGGVKVENIREIAEAGADTFVAGSAIFSQSDYQKVIDQMRAELAGVN, from the coding sequence ATGCGTCAACCAAACTGGATTGCTCCGTCAATTTTATCCGCAGATTTTGCTCGCCTGGGTGAAGACGTCGTTCGTGTGTTAAAAGCCGGAGCCGATGTTGTGCATTTTGATGTGATGGACAACCACTATGTGCCAAATTTAACTTTTGGTCCGATGATTTGCAGTGCGTTGCGTAACTATGGTGTAACAGCTCCTGTCGATGTGCATTTGATGGTGGAAAACGTCGATACTCTGGTACCTGCTTTTGCTGATGCTGGTGCTTCGATCATTAGTTTTCATCCTGAAGCGTCGAAACACATCGATCGTACTTTGCAGCTTATTCGTCAACACGGCTGTAAGGCGGGTCTGGTGTTTAATCCGGCCACTCCATTAAGTTACTTAGACTATGTACTGGATAAAGTGGACTTAGTGCTGTTGATGTCGGTCAACCCGGGGTTTGGCGGTCAGTCTTTTATTCCCGCAACCTTAAAGAAGCTGCAACAGGCCCGACAGATCATCGACCAAAGTGGGTTACCCATTCGGCTGGAAATAGATGGCGGTGTGAAGGTAGAAAATATCCGCGAGATAGCAGAAGCAGGCGCTGATACTTTTGTGGCCGGTTCTGCTATTTTCAGCCAGAGCGATTATCAAAAAGTAATTGATCAGATGAGAGCTGAACTGGCTGGAGTGAACTAG
- a CDS encoding TorF family putative porin, with protein sequence MTKKVTLGSKATSKTIRRSLVALLIAGSSFGVGAASLTGNVALTSDYLFRGISQTDEGPAVQGGFTLSGESGFYLSTWGSNIKFGEGSMELDILAGWTGALNDSWNVDVGVMQYRYPKGDNAVDEFNFYEGYAKFFYDSWTLGVAYSPDYFGTGVDDYYYLSADYKYSLVENIALDLHFGYNAFEDEAEFETFLAAGPVGSDTYIDWSIGFSTEVLGAGVSLKYADTDIDGSAECNLCDGRAVLTLSKTF encoded by the coding sequence ATGACAAAAAAAGTAACACTGGGATCAAAAGCAACAAGTAAAACAATTCGCCGTAGCCTCGTAGCATTACTCATTGCAGGCAGCAGTTTCGGTGTAGGTGCGGCAAGCCTGACAGGCAACGTAGCCTTGACCTCTGATTATTTATTCCGTGGTATCTCTCAGACGGATGAAGGCCCGGCTGTGCAGGGTGGTTTTACATTAAGCGGTGAATCAGGCTTTTATTTGTCAACCTGGGGTTCAAATATTAAATTTGGCGAAGGCAGCATGGAGCTGGATATTCTGGCTGGCTGGACCGGTGCCTTAAACGACAGCTGGAATGTGGACGTTGGCGTGATGCAATACCGCTATCCAAAAGGCGACAATGCGGTTGATGAATTTAACTTCTACGAAGGTTATGCCAAGTTCTTCTATGACAGCTGGACTTTAGGTGTAGCTTATTCACCTGACTATTTTGGTACTGGTGTCGATGACTATTACTACCTGTCTGCAGACTACAAATACAGCCTGGTAGAAAACATCGCATTAGATTTACACTTTGGCTACAACGCTTTTGAAGACGAAGCCGAGTTTGAAACCTTTTTAGCCGCGGGTCCTGTTGGTAGCGATACTTACATAGACTGGAGCATCGGCTTCAGTACTGAAGTCTTAGGTGCAGGCGTGTCTCTGAAGTATGCTGATACGGATATCGACGGTTCAGCAGAATGTAATTTATGTGACGGTCGTGCAGTGCTGACCTTAAGCAAAACCTTCTAA
- a CDS encoding DUF2970 domain-containing protein, whose protein sequence is MAKAPGFKQVLKAVFGAIVGVQSEQQRQQDFQTTVIWPYLVAGIFAVVAFVVLLLLLVSWVVER, encoded by the coding sequence ATGGCAAAAGCCCCTGGCTTTAAGCAAGTACTCAAAGCTGTATTCGGCGCTATTGTTGGAGTTCAATCTGAACAGCAACGGCAACAAGACTTTCAGACAACAGTCATCTGGCCTTATTTAGTTGCCGGAATTTTTGCTGTCGTGGCTTTTGTAGTGCTATTACTACTGCTGGTCAGCTGGGTTGTAGAACGCTGA
- a CDS encoding Dam family site-specific DNA-(adenine-N6)-methyltransferase has translation MLKKSRAFLKWAGGKYNLVDAISQQLPKAPLLVEPFVGAGSVFLNTDYPEYLLNDINADLIHLYQLLQNQPARFIADARSLFVQSSNEKSSYLSFREQFNQSTDSYQRSLLFLYLNRHGYNGLCRYNSSGKFNVPFGSYKKPYFPEAELWFFAEKAQKAKFVCMDYNALMQQISSPAVVYCDPPYVPLSRTASFTSYAKNSFDLDDQAELANLAENCQSRGISVVISNHDTTLTRKLYEKAQLTSIQVGRSISQKGATRGKVAELFALYATKDQRSTTQLTSSSNSTTKATTAKIPATK, from the coding sequence ATGCTAAAGAAGTCCAGAGCTTTCCTGAAATGGGCTGGCGGCAAATACAATTTAGTTGATGCTATCTCACAGCAGCTGCCAAAGGCACCTTTATTGGTGGAGCCTTTTGTTGGGGCTGGTTCAGTGTTTTTAAACACAGATTATCCAGAGTATCTGCTGAACGATATCAATGCTGATTTAATCCATTTGTACCAGTTATTGCAGAATCAGCCCGCTCGTTTTATCGCGGATGCCAGAAGTTTGTTTGTGCAAAGCAGTAACGAAAAAAGCAGCTATTTGTCTTTCAGAGAACAATTTAATCAGAGTACAGACAGCTATCAGCGCTCTTTGTTGTTTTTGTATTTAAACCGCCATGGTTATAACGGTTTATGCCGTTACAACAGCAGTGGTAAATTTAACGTGCCTTTTGGTAGCTATAAAAAGCCGTATTTTCCTGAAGCTGAGCTATGGTTTTTTGCCGAAAAGGCGCAAAAAGCCAAGTTTGTTTGTATGGATTACAATGCGTTGATGCAGCAAATCAGTTCACCAGCAGTGGTGTATTGTGATCCACCTTATGTACCACTGAGCCGTACAGCCAGTTTTACCTCTTATGCGAAAAACAGTTTTGATTTGGATGATCAGGCTGAACTGGCGAATCTGGCGGAAAACTGCCAAAGCCGCGGTATCAGTGTGGTGATCAGTAATCACGACACAACTTTAACCCGTAAGCTGTATGAAAAAGCACAACTGACGTCTATTCAGGTAGGGCGTTCTATTAGTCAGAAAGGCGCAACGCGTGGAAAAGTCGCAGAGCTGTTTGCGTTATACGCAACAAAGGATCAGCGTTCTACAACCCAGCTGACCAGCAGTAGTAATAGCACTACAAAAGCCACGACAGCAAAAATTCCGGCAACTAAATAA
- a CDS encoding SPOR domain-containing protein, giving the protein MSKQALQQRLAQHSGLLASQRQLLQRLLLQLEFNQPDRLQLIGSSGSGKSTLILTLAEICSEQFNVALLQADIGLAPVDVLKVLQQQWVGSASMPRTLTDFVAQLSKSEQYLLLVDDADQLNEESWQLLQQLPVSVFVSSLKAKSDIRLAMNIPAFTEDEAAELLAPYNLQGREQRERIEDCAGDLHLLLHGLNANPPRKTAGIPKQKPEVATSPLAFSAREDREAPAFVVSAADSGFDLSGRDDPLGLRAIDTADEQPSFSIETEQRTDYRSGATEERKAAKQASGQFFSPFLVMSIGFGLIAAVVMFWLWTEQQFRHPVADDIVPYYPASTDTSAAARLEKDRQFEPTVEIKPEVPSSANTTAKTSNATQDSIVDQGLPQMAMEKNTDSASMTIQQEVVKDDNGLPQQKMISMTIESEPMREQPVIPALPAPGEEAPVVTEPEPAAEVSVKPTPAEAASEQNDLVAEMAADAADIVPETLPESAPAASPATSSAGHDSAALLGMLPDTVAIQLGVFSQEAAAKKFLQQYSSLNLQLYKRQQQGKTQFVVVSASYVNGGAARQQVKSLPEELRQQTPFVKPLSDIQREIRSANAN; this is encoded by the coding sequence ATGAGTAAACAAGCTCTGCAACAGCGCTTAGCGCAACATTCAGGCCTTTTAGCCTCTCAGCGTCAGTTACTGCAACGGTTGTTGTTGCAACTGGAGTTTAACCAACCTGATCGCTTACAACTGATTGGATCAAGTGGTAGTGGCAAATCTACGCTGATCCTGACTTTAGCTGAAATTTGCTCTGAGCAGTTTAACGTAGCCTTGTTACAGGCAGATATAGGCCTGGCTCCTGTTGATGTGTTAAAAGTATTGCAGCAGCAATGGGTCGGTTCTGCATCTATGCCTCGTACTTTGACTGATTTTGTCGCTCAGTTGAGTAAATCAGAACAATACCTGTTGCTGGTTGATGACGCGGATCAACTCAATGAAGAGAGCTGGCAACTGCTACAGCAACTGCCTGTCAGTGTGTTTGTCAGCAGCTTAAAAGCTAAAAGTGATATTCGCCTTGCGATGAATATTCCGGCTTTTACTGAAGACGAAGCCGCCGAATTATTGGCGCCATACAATTTACAGGGCCGCGAACAGCGCGAGCGTATTGAAGATTGTGCTGGTGATCTGCATTTGTTACTGCATGGTCTGAATGCCAATCCACCCCGTAAAACAGCTGGTATTCCCAAACAAAAACCAGAAGTTGCCACTTCTCCACTGGCGTTTTCGGCACGGGAAGACAGAGAAGCTCCGGCTTTTGTTGTAAGCGCAGCAGACTCAGGTTTTGACTTAAGCGGCAGAGACGACCCATTAGGTCTGCGGGCTATAGATACGGCAGATGAGCAACCGTCGTTTTCGATTGAAACTGAGCAACGTACTGATTACCGCAGTGGCGCTACGGAAGAGCGAAAAGCAGCGAAACAGGCTTCAGGCCAGTTCTTTTCACCCTTTTTAGTGATGAGTATTGGTTTTGGCTTGATTGCAGCTGTAGTGATGTTCTGGTTGTGGACTGAACAGCAGTTCCGCCACCCTGTAGCTGACGATATAGTGCCTTATTATCCTGCCTCAACGGATACAAGTGCAGCTGCTCGTTTAGAAAAAGATCGGCAATTTGAGCCTACAGTCGAGATCAAACCTGAAGTTCCATCCTCTGCCAATACAACGGCAAAGACCTCGAATGCGACACAAGACTCTATTGTTGATCAGGGTTTACCTCAAATGGCGATGGAGAAGAATACAGATAGCGCCAGCATGACGATACAACAGGAAGTAGTAAAAGATGACAACGGTTTGCCACAACAGAAAATGATCTCTATGACTATTGAATCTGAGCCAATGCGCGAGCAGCCTGTGATCCCTGCGCTGCCTGCACCTGGTGAAGAAGCTCCAGTGGTTACTGAGCCAGAGCCTGCTGCAGAAGTGTCTGTAAAACCGACTCCGGCTGAGGCTGCATCTGAGCAAAATGATTTAGTGGCAGAAATGGCTGCGGATGCAGCAGATATTGTTCCGGAGACGCTTCCGGAATCAGCTCCAGCTGCTAGCCCGGCAACAAGTTCCGCAGGGCATGATTCTGCCGCTTTACTGGGGATGTTGCCTGATACAGTAGCTATTCAGCTTGGGGTGTTTTCACAGGAAGCTGCTGCGAAAAAGTTTCTGCAGCAATACTCTAGTTTAAACCTGCAGCTTTACAAACGTCAGCAGCAAGGCAAAACCCAGTTCGTGGTGGTGTCGGCCTCTTATGTCAATGGTGGTGCGGCGCGTCAACAGGTGAAGTCTTTACCGGAAGAGTTAAGACAACAAACTCCTTTTGTAAAACCATTAAGCGATATTCAGCGAGAGATCCGCTCAGCCAATGCGAACTAA
- the aroB gene encoding 3-dehydroquinate synthase, whose protein sequence is MQKVAVQLGERSYPILISPHLFTLPLTDYLPQARQVVIISNPVVSGLYLPAVTALFPDSVVHSFILPDGEAYKTLQSFEQVMSFLLEQKINRDVLLVALGGGVIGDLTGFVAACYQRGVRFIQIPTTLLSQVDSSVGGKTAVNHPLGKNMIGAFKQPDLVLINTAVLSSLPASEFAAGMAEVIKYALISDLAFFNWLEQNQQAIRELQPAVLGEMIRHCCQMKADIVSRDETEQGERALLNLGHTFGHAIEAFLGYGHWLHGEAVAVGMVMATQLAVSRGDVSCDELQRIIRLLSAFNLPVAPPVQMKIADFMPYMKTDKKVQAGKMRFIVPTSLGQSAIVDDVTEQELMAIFSI, encoded by the coding sequence ATGCAAAAAGTTGCAGTACAACTTGGAGAGCGCAGCTACCCTATCCTGATCAGCCCCCATTTATTTACCCTGCCTCTGACGGACTACTTACCTCAAGCCCGTCAGGTGGTAATTATTTCTAATCCAGTGGTTTCAGGGTTATATTTGCCTGCTGTCACTGCATTATTTCCCGACTCTGTCGTTCATTCCTTTATTTTACCTGATGGCGAAGCCTACAAGACGCTGCAATCTTTTGAGCAGGTGATGTCCTTTTTGCTTGAGCAAAAGATTAACCGTGATGTGTTGCTGGTGGCTTTAGGTGGCGGAGTGATAGGCGATCTGACCGGCTTTGTTGCCGCTTGTTACCAGCGTGGCGTGCGTTTTATTCAAATTCCTACCACTTTGTTGTCTCAGGTGGATTCTTCGGTGGGTGGCAAAACCGCAGTGAACCATCCGCTGGGTAAAAATATGATTGGTGCTTTTAAGCAACCTGATCTGGTACTGATTAATACTGCTGTTTTAAGCTCTCTACCTGCCTCAGAATTCGCAGCTGGTATGGCGGAAGTCATCAAGTATGCACTAATCAGCGATCTGGCATTTTTCAATTGGCTGGAGCAAAATCAGCAGGCGATCCGTGAACTGCAACCTGCAGTCTTAGGTGAAATGATCCGCCATTGTTGCCAGATGAAAGCCGACATTGTCAGCCGCGATGAAACAGAGCAGGGCGAACGGGCTTTACTCAATTTAGGCCATACCTTTGGCCATGCTATTGAAGCCTTTCTGGGTTATGGCCACTGGTTACACGGTGAGGCTGTGGCCGTAGGTATGGTGATGGCCACACAACTAGCGGTGAGCCGTGGTGATGTCAGTTGCGACGAGTTACAACGTATCATTCGCTTATTGTCTGCTTTTAATTTGCCTGTAGCGCCTCCTGTGCAAATGAAGATCGCAGATTTTATGCCCTATATGAAAACCGATAAAAAAGTACAGGCAGGCAAAATGCGCTTTATCGTTCCGACCTCCTTAGGACAAAGTGCAATAGTCGATGATGTGACCGAACAAGAACTAATGGCTATCTTCAGCATATGA
- the aroK gene encoding shikimate kinase AroK, which yields MAEKRNIFLVGPMGAGKSTIGRHLADMLHLEFYDSDQEIERRTGADIAWVFDLEGEEGFRVREENVISDLTELQGIVLATGGGSVLSKETRNRLSARGIVVYLETPIEKQVARTQRDKRRPLLQTEEAPKEVLERLAAERNPLYEEIADFTVRTDEQSARSVANQIVEQLGF from the coding sequence ATGGCAGAAAAACGCAATATCTTCCTGGTAGGCCCAATGGGTGCAGGCAAAAGTACAATTGGCCGTCATTTAGCAGACATGCTTCATCTCGAATTCTACGACTCAGATCAGGAAATTGAACGCCGCACTGGTGCAGATATAGCCTGGGTATTTGATCTGGAAGGCGAAGAGGGATTCCGTGTTCGCGAAGAAAACGTGATCTCGGACTTAACAGAATTACAAGGCATAGTACTGGCGACTGGCGGTGGCTCAGTACTGAGCAAAGAAACCCGCAACCGTTTATCCGCGCGTGGCATAGTGGTTTATTTAGAAACCCCTATAGAGAAACAAGTGGCTCGTACTCAACGTGACAAAAGACGTCCGTTGTTACAAACCGAAGAAGCACCAAAAGAGGTGCTGGAACGTCTGGCGGCTGAGCGTAATCCTCTGTATGAAGAGATTGCAGACTTTACCGTGCGCACAGACGAGCAAAGTGCCCGTTCAGTGGCGAATCAAATCGTTGAACAACTTGGTTTCTAG